GCGTTCTCGGTCCTTCCCGGTGTGCGCCCTCCCCCGTCGCTGGCCAACATCTTCAAGGAACTGAAGGCCGAGATGGGGTGCCCCGCGCCCCGCAACGGCTATCTGGTACCCTGGGCCGAGCAGGGCGTGCTCCTGCTGAACGCCGTGCTGACGGTGCGCGAGGGCGAGCCCAACTCGCACAAGGGCAAGGGCTGGGAAACGTTCACGGATGCGGTCATCCGCGCGGTGGCGGCTCGTGAAGATCCCGTCGTGTTCGTGCTGTGGGGCGGGTACGCAGCCAAGAAGGAGTCGCTGATCGGCGCGCCGCACTACGTCCACAAGTCCGCGCACCCATCGCCGCTTTCCGCCAAGCGGGGCTTTTTCGGAAGCACGCCGTTCACCATCATCAACCGCGAGCTGCAGCGCGCCGGAAAGACGCCGGTGGACTGGTGCATCTCCGACAGCTGATCATCGTCCCGAATCACACCCGATCGACGAAATGCCGGCACGACGCGCGATGTCGGAAGTTGGGCGCATGCGCAATCTGGGACCCTACTGCGAGCGGGTGCTGAACGCCATCGGCGTGCACACCGCGGCCGAGTTGCGCGAGTTGGGAGCGGTGAACGCGTACCGCCTGCTGGCGCTACGCGGCCACCGGCCCAGCCTGAACCTGGTGTGGGCCATC
The nucleotide sequence above comes from Longimicrobium sp.. Encoded proteins:
- a CDS encoding uracil-DNA glycosylase produces the protein MNPTLPPSWQSPLAAELEKPYFQKLRAFVDEERSRATVFPPEGKEFTALELTPYDAVKVLILGQDPYHGAGQAHGLAFSVLPGVRPPPSLANIFKELKAEMGCPAPRNGYLVPWAEQGVLLLNAVLTVREGEPNSHKGKGWETFTDAVIRAVAAREDPVVFVLWGGYAAKKESLIGAPHYVHKSAHPSPLSAKRGFFGSTPFTIINRELQRAGKTPVDWCISDS
- a CDS encoding TfoX/Sxy family protein; its protein translation is MRNLGPYCERVLNAIGVHTAAELRELGAVNAYRLLALRGHRPSLNLVWAIEAALTDVHWMDLPPETKARLKAELEAPWDAWALLAGDQEEGEEDGGSG